In Cicer arietinum cultivar CDC Frontier isolate Library 1 chromosome 7, Cicar.CDCFrontier_v2.0, whole genome shotgun sequence, the genomic window CTCTTGATGTATATAGTGATGACCATCTAGTATAACCACTTCAAGGTTGGGAACAATGCTCTTGAAAATATCACCTTCCACAAAATCTTTTGTACCCCCGTTTTGAAAGCCAACATCTTTGTCTCCAGCAATAAACTTGGTTGGAACTGTTATCTTTGATCCTTGCCATGGTGCTAGAAGCTCCCAGCTTCTGTAACCATTAAGTGTGATAAGACATGTAGATTTAGTTAGGAACCATAACAAATATTCCAAATATTAAACTAAGAGTAAATATTCAAATTAGTCATTAAAATGTTTCTTATTATTGATATTCTAAAATGATTTctgaaattgtaaaattttaatcaaatttatctCTCGGTTGATATTTGTGGggattcaaattttttatgagaaggaaaacaaacaacaataaaattaagATATCTAAAAACTAACTCCCATTACATCAACAAGGAGAATTGCATAGAGTTGAAAAGAACAAGTCTGAAGGATGATAGTAGCTTGAAGAGAAGAAGTACGATAGAGATAAAGACTTGATTAACATTTTACATAGAAATTTGATGAACATAAAACATAGAAAAATGGGTACTTACAAATCCATTGCACGATAGTAATTGAATGCACCATAGAAACCAGACTCTTGAAACTTGTCTGCAAAGACCATGAGTTCTTCCTCAGTTATCCATGATGGCAAAACAGAAGGAGTTGGCAAGAAATCAACAATCTCCATGCCAGGAGGAGCTATTATAAAATGTGTAAATGTAATCAGCATAAACTTCTTTATCACTGTCAAACAATCATATCTAGCAAAAGCTCTTTCTGCACGACCTGGTTCCTGCCACACACAACCCCACAATCACAAACCAAAACCATTTCAATCAAAATTAGTGTAAAGTATAGTTGATTAATGCCTGTTTAGATGGATATTTTTTGAACTTATGTACTGATATAAACACTTATAAGACTGTTTGAGAGAATTTATGGAAATAACTTACAATGTGTCTATCAGTTGTCAACTTATTTTTCATAAGCTCTTTAGGATAGCTtgtaaaaacaacttatagtttatttaaaaataatttaactatattttatcctttttgttatagaaataacttatacTATAACCACTTTATTAGGTTGGTTCTCCAAACAAAACCTTATTAATCTTTAACTCTATCAAGCCATAAAAGGGTATTGTACCTGGAATTGGCATACATGATTCCCATCtccatatatttttcttatagttTCAACAGTTTTATCTGTGGGAGATCTTGGGAAGTAAGGAACACATAGAGCAACAAATCCCTTTACTCTGTCAGGTCTAAAAAGACTCAGGTGCCATCCAATGCTTGCACCCCAGTCAGATCCAACTACATATGCCtttgtccaaaaaaaaaagagaataaattaggaaaaaggaaaaagaaaatagattaaTGACTAATATAGTAATATTATATATGCATAgtaatattatatgttgttgTCGTTTCTTCATACCTCAATGTAAAACTACTTTACAATATAACATCTTAAAactttatctataaaatatatgatGATCATCCAACATGAATTAAGGCTTAAAGCGATAGATTTGAACTTAAGGCCTTGGTGTTATTCACACAAACATAGTGTTTTTGGATAATCAATAAAATTGATTCAGAGGTCTTGGTGCGACTTTAGCAAGATGGAAATGGCACATTGGATATGAATTTGAAGGTTTATTTACAGCATGAAAAGGTTATTCAGTATGACTCACATTATAGAGTGATGTTATTTAATacgaaacaaatatttgaagaaacaaaaaaatgatGAGTTGTCAATTTATTAAAGGTTGATCAAAGATTCATTTCCATATTTTGTGGAGAATATAAGAGTGATGATGGAAAAAGAAACCAATCTTAAGTGTATaattattaaactaaaaaaaaaaaaaactatgaagTTAAAAATTAGAAACTTTGAGTaataagaaaatttgttttaacaAACATACCTTTTGCTCACCAAAATGATCAAGAAGACCAATAAGGTCACCTACTATATGATGAAGAGTGTAAGAATTTGGGTTAAGAGGAGAATCAGAGTCACCATATCCTCTTAGATCAGGTGCAACAGCATGATAACCATGTTGGGCCAAGTAGTTGAGTTGGTGTCGCCAAGAAAACCATATTTCAGGGAAACCATGAAGCAACAAAACTAGTGGTCCTGTCCCTTGTTCTGCCACGTGTATGTATATTCCGTTGGTTTTGATTCTTTGGTGATTCACTTCACTAATGGTTATGGACATGATTCCTAATTAATTTCTATGTATCATACAAAAGTTGGAGATAGGAGATGAAGAAAAGAGAAGGTgatacacttcttcttcttcatcaaagAGGTTGTTAAATGTCAAAGCTGAGGTCAGAGTACAACTTTGACTTGTAAACCTCTCCAACGTTTTCAACATGTACATGTATTAATTAACTTTGTTGGATGAAATCAACTTGTAGTtttctttgaaaatattttaaattaaggtAGTGTATAGAATACATTATGAGTCAAGAAATTTTTCATGTATCATAAATATGTAAGCAGTTTTTGTAACACAATAAATATCTAACCAATATTTGTTCTTTCATTTGTTATCGTTACCTGTTTTTGTGTTGCGGATAGTGGGGGGAagtttagtatttttttttttttttttttgtcaaatagtagttttttttagataactttttttcaatatttatcaatctactctcttttgaaaaatataCAGCTGTCTATTCTACTTTTGggatatgaaaaatttaaaacatctcCTTTTACAACTacgatttcatttttttttttaaagaaatcacCTTTGAGGTTCtgtacttttttttattcacaaACACACgcaaataataatagttataataataataatataattaattaaaattgataaaaatcaataaaaaattatatagattgACTAAAGTTGTTAGTaacatttaaattatgtttttgagTATGACATTTAATCGACATACTCTacatttttttgacatttttttcataatgttcattttagttttaatgTGAGTACTATTGGAAcgatttttttaattctccgcATTTCAATTGTGATATATTGTTTTACCTTCATACGGGACCAATATCCTTCATAGGATTTAGGTGAAAACTCTTCTTTGTAGATTTTGAATACATTGACAACCTTGCACATGTTAGACAGATGTactaaatagttttgacgaTTGTAAAAACATGCAGTTATGATA contains:
- the LOC101508400 gene encoding epoxide hydrolase 1, with the translated sequence MSITISEVNHQRIKTNGIYIHVAEQGTGPLVLLLHGFPEIWFSWRHQLNYLAQHGYHAVAPDLRGYGDSDSPLNPNSYTLHHIVGDLIGLLDHFGEQKAYVVGSDWGASIGWHLSLFRPDRVKGFVALCVPYFPRSPTDKTVETIRKIYGDGNHVCQFQEPGRAERAFARYDCLTVIKKFMLITFTHFIIAPPGMEIVDFLPTPSVLPSWITEEELMVFADKFQESGFYGAFNYYRAMDLSWELLAPWQGSKITVPTKFIAGDKDVGFQNGGTKDFVEGDIFKSIVPNLEVVILDGHHYIHQEKAQQVSEEILSFIRKLSLD